In Ignavibacteriales bacterium, the genomic window GATTGGATTAGAGGGAAAAAATATCCGTACCGTTTATCCTCACCAAGTGGGACCGATTGGATTTGCAGTTACGGTTGGTGTAAAACCAAATCGCCCTGCGGGTGATTCAACGCTTGTCTATTGTTGGTTTAACGATACCTGGAATATCACCGATAGTGGAATGAACCACCCGGATACATGGGCGATCAAATCGATAGATGGCATCCCAACACCACAAGTTTGTGGAGAAACTTTTGCCGGTGGATCCGGATCAGTTTTCAGGAAGAAAACCGATTTCTGGGAGAAGGTTTTTGAAGGAGCGGTAATAAATGTCGTTCGTGTTTCACCCCAATACGAAATATGGATCGGTGGTGAAACAAATATATTCTGGCCCTTCCTCGCAAAATCTACTGACATCGGAGGTACCTGGACGCTGATGTATCCCAATCTCGCCGGTGATAATGCATGCAACTCTTTAGCATTTGATCCCTCAGATTCCAATATTGTGTATGCAGGAATGGAAGGTGTTGTGATAAAATCTACTGATGGAGGAATCAATTGGGAACGCACAGGATTGACAGACACACCATTTTATGTAAGAGGTCTTGCAGTTGATCTATCGTATCCGAATCATATCTATGCAGGTGGTATTGCATCGCCAGATAGTATAGGCTTCTTCGAATCCACCGATGGAGGAATGACATGGCAAGATATTCCTGCACCGCTTGGTACAAAAGGCATCTCAAGCATTGTCATCAATCCAATTGATCATCGCGATGTTTATATCTCAACATTTGGCAGCGGCGTGTTCAGGTATCGAAGTCCTATAGTTAATGTCGAAGAAAATCCGACAACACCAGCCAAGTTCTTTTTATCTCAGAATTATCCCAATCCATTCAACCCGTTGACAATTATCAATTATCAATTACCAATTGAGAGCTGGGTCTCTCTGAAGGTATACAATCTCCTCGGACAAGAAGTAGCAACATTAGTGAATGAAGTTAAGAAGTGGGGAAGTTATGAAGTTGAGTTTAACGCTTCCACCCTTTCAAGCGGTGTTTATTATTACCGACTACAGGTTGGGAGCATCGCTGAGACTAAGATATTAATGGTGCTGAAATAATATTTTTGTCAAAACCATTCACTGAATCAATAAAGGGAATGGTTAAAATATGAATAACAGTGCAATATCAGCATATAATTCTTACTAAATGGAACCAATGGCAGATTAATCCTGTTGTATGATTCATTATTAGTAATTCTTTTTTTCCCTTGACAATTTGATAGATGTTCGTTATCTTAACGCTATCATAAATCAATAGTAACTCGTTCTTCTCATCATAAGTACCGATCATCGTGGTATATCATTTCAAAAAATATATCCACCAAGGAAATACATTGCACCAAGGTGCTTTGTGTATCCTCCGAATTCCATCTCAGCGTCTATTCCCCCAAAATATAATAGTAATCTAATTCTCTACTCATTTATGCAACTCAATGGACATAGAATATCACTTTCATTAATTTATCAACAATTATAAGGAGCCCGCAATGAAAAATGTTTTAACGATTCTTTTCGTTTTACTGTCAGTCTCATCGCTGTACAGTCAAACATTTGTATCCGGAACGATAACGGATACAATATGGACGCGCACCGCGAGTCCATACATCGTAACTTCTAATGCAACGATCCCCCAAAACAAAACTCTTGCTATCGATTCCGGTGTTACGGTTCGATTTCAGAGTAATCAAGGATTGTATGTAAACGGAACATTAAACGCGAGACATGTTCTATTTACTTCCGGGAAAGATACTGTTGGTGGAACTCCGGCTAAGGGAGACTGGAATTATATTCAAGTCGGAAACAGCAGCAGCGGCATCGCGAAGTTTGATACTTGCAAAATAAGATATGGTGGAACAAGTTACTTCCCTTCTGCAAATCCCAACCTTTATGTTTATTGGGGATCGGCAACGATCAACGGTACAGATATTATGAGCAGTAAAAATTATGGATTATTATTGAACACTTCAGGTGCGGCAACAATAACCAATAGTAATATTGCTTCATGCGATTGGCCCATTGTTTACAACGGAGCAGGTTCTTTAATTTTCAACAACGGCAATATTCTTACCGGAAACACCCATAACGGAATTTCGTTGAGTTACTCCGGCAACTCGAATTCATTAGTTCTCGATACCGTAAATATTCCTTATGTTTTAGGATCTTACATGGTGTATGCGGGCGGTTCAATGCATATCGCTTCGGGAAATATGTTGAAGTTCACAAGCGGCGGACGCTTAGACGTGGTTGGTTCACTTAATGCCGTCGCTTCATCAGGAAATAATATCCAATTCAGCAGTTACCTCGACGACAACCTGGGTGGTGATACAAATGCGGATGGAACTGCCACCGCTCCGGCATCAAGGAATTGGGATGGTGTAGTTTTCGAGGACGCAAGTATAGACGGTAGTTGTTTAATGACCCGCTGCAAAATAACATTTGCCGGTTCAGGAAACATCGGCGGCATCACGATGTATAATGCAAGTCCGACGATTGATAGTTGCGACATGGCAAACAATTATTACGGCGCAATGATGCAATATGTTTCCAATCCTAATTTTATAAATAACACAATCGGTTCGAGCGTAATGGTACCGATCGCGATGTCGTTTTCCGCAAATCCAAATTTTGTGAATAACACATTCTCTTTCTCCGATAATGCTTATGATGCAATCGGATTGCTGGGTGGAACCCTTCCGGCGAACGCGGTTCTTCCAATCCGCTCAGTTACATCGATACCAAATGTTACCTATCTCCTTCTCGAAGCAGTAACTGTTCCGGTTGGCAACAGTCTTACAATCAATAAAGGAATTGTAATTAAGGGATACAGCAATTACCATCGTATTATTGTTCAAGGGAAATTAACAGCGAATGCTACTCCCGACAGCATGATCGTAATTACATCTGCAAAAGACGATAATTTTGGTAATCCGGGAGATTCAAACAAAGACGGCACACAAACAACACCGACCAAAGGTGACTGGGGTGGAATTGTTTTTGAACAAGGAAGTGACACAACTTCCATTTTAAATTATTGTAGATTCCAATACGCAAGTCTTCCAGGTTCATATTACAATACCCGATATATTAGCGGTGGGACAGTAACAACTGTCGGCACACATCCAACGATATCGAATTGTGTTTTAAAAGATACATATTACGGTATTTATGCTTTTCAATCTTCAAGACCCAAAATCATCAACGATACAATTATCAACACCACATATACCCCGATCGCGCTTTCGGTTTCTGCCGATCCTGTATTCAGCGGAGTTCATTTCATCAACACCACATGGACTGCCTTAGGAATAGTGGGTGAAAATTTGGGATTCGATGGAACTATCCGGAAACGTAACGTCGCGGGATATGATAACATCACGTACGTTTTGCTTGAAGACCTCACGGTTAATTCGGGCACAAATATGACAATTGATCCGGGTGTTATCATCAAAGTAAACGGATCGGGAATTTACGTCAATGGTGGATTCAGAGCCAAAGGAACAACCGCAGGCGGACAAATTGTTTTTACATCTCTTAAAGATGATAATTTCGGAAATCCCGGCGATACAAACGGCGACGGTGCCGGTACTTCCCCGACTTGGGGTAATTGGCAAACAATTCAGTTTCTCGCAACGAGTGATGATGGATTCTGCCTCATTGATAGTTGTTTGATAAAATATGGAGGATCCCAATATGCCGGAGTGACTTTTACAAATGCCGGCGGAACATTATCGCACACCATACTAAGCGATATTTATAATTATGGTATCCAGTGCGACGGCGGTGCAACACCAACCATCGATGGTGTTGATATCATCAATTGCCGTTTGGATCCAATCGCGATGTCGTTAACATCTGATCCAACATTTTTAAATATTACTTTTGCTGCTAATGGCAGCAAAGGTATTAGAATTCTGGAAGGCACTCTTTCATCAAATGCAACTCTTAACACTCGCGATGTTGCAGGAATAAATAACATTGCGTACATAGTCGGCAATTTGACCATAGCTCCGAACGCGGTTCTCACCATCGCACCCGAGGTAGTAATCAAGTTTGTAAACAACGGCTACAGCGGCATTGCAGTTCAGGGTGCGCTAATTGCCGACGGTACTGCAGTACAGAAAATTATTTTTACATCATTACCCGACGACGCGGATGGAGGAGACACGAACAATGATGGAAACGCCACTCAACCTGCCCGCGGAAATTGGAATGTAATAGATTTTGTGAGCTCATCTGCCGATTCACTGAATTCATTTAAAAATTGTGAATTTAGATATGGCGGCAACGGAGTGTATGCGTATAACTATACTTATGGAGTGATCAGAGTAACAAACTCCAAAGTTGTTGTAGATAGCTCTGTTATTCAGCAGTCGAATACAACTGCAATTGGTGTCTTTGGTAGTGCGAACCCCACATTTTCTAACCTTCAAATAAATAATATATCCGGCTGTCCGGTTGCCATGAGTATGTTCTCAAACCCGACATTTACGAACATCTCTGCTTTGAATATCGGATATATGGCTCTTGGCATTGTTCCGGAAAATTATTCTGTTGACGATACTATCCCGGTAAGAAATTTTGCAGGGTACGATAACATTACATACTACTTGTACACCACGTGCACAGTCAATTCAGGAACTGTGCTGACAATTCCGGAAGGTCTTGTTTTCAAGAATGGAGACTTCACCATCAATGGCGCGCTTGTAGTGAACGGTACAAACTCTAATCCTGTAATCTTCACAGATGATGCGGACGATACATTCGGAAATCCGGCAGATTCGAAAGGAGACGGTTCATTAACGAAGCCAACAATTCAAGGCAGCCAGAGAATTTATTTCTCGGATATCAGTAACGATAGCATCAGCATCGTGAATCATGCGATAATCCGCTACCGTGAAGGCGGTATTACAACGTTGAGCAGTTCGCCTAAAATTACCAATACAGCGTTCGATAAGAATAATTGGGGCGTCTACCTTCAGGGTGTTTCCGATCCTATAATCGATACGTGCGTTTTCAGTAACCTCACATACGCTCCGCTCCGCACATCACTTGTATCGTATCCACGTTCAACCGCGAACAATATAATATCCGGTTCAACGTATAAAGCAATCGGTGTTCTTGATAACGAAACACTCGTTCAAGATGTAACATTGGTTAAGCGAGATTTCGCAGGCATTACAAATATTCCTTACCTTTTCGGAAATTACAATATTGGAACCGGAGCGGTTCTTACCTTTTCTCCCGGTTTAGTTATTAAGTTCTTTTCATGGACAGGTATGACCGTCAGAAAAGGGCTGATTGCAGAAGGCGGTTCAACTCCGGATAGTGCTATCGTATTTACAGATTACCGCGATGATTTTTATGGCGGTGATACCAACGCAGATACAACAGCAACTTCACCTTACAGCAGCTATAATGGCTGGTTTGGAATTACATATCAGGATGAATCACTCGACCCGCTTTGCCGTTTAAAAAATTGCATATTCAGATATGCCGGTTTATCGTACAGTACAGCTGCGGTAACAGCGAATAATGCAAGTCCGACGATTATGTACTCCTCCTTCTCGAAGAACTATGATGCGATAAAAGCAACGGGTTCTGCAAAACCGGTGATCAATTACTGCGATATATTCCAGAATTCAAATTACGGTGTCAATAACGTTAATAAAACATTCAATATCGATGCCCGCTATAATTGGTGGGGAAATAATTCGGGACCGACACACAAAGATAATCCAACAGGAACAGGTGATGCTGTTACCGATAGCGTTCGGTATTTGCCTTACAGAGAAATTGGTGCGCAACAACCTATAGCAGGTGATGTGAGTCTTAACGGATTTGTACAGGCGTATGATGCTACGGTAATTTTGCAATATGTAGTCGATCCCTTTACATATCCGCTCAACTCAATCCAGCAAAAGATTGCCGATGTAAGCGCAGCCGGAGGAATAACTTCATTCGATGCGTCGCTTATTCTCCAGTATGTTGTCGGTAACATTTTAAACTTCCCGAGCGAACTGGGAAAAAATATTCCCTCTACACTGCCGCGAGTTAGCGCTTCAACGGTTGAACTCGGGAATCCGGTTACAACCACAGTTTCCTCCGTTACCGTACCGATAAGAGTCAGTGGTTTGCATAATTTAGCATCGGTTGATATTGGATTGAAATACGATTCAAAAATCCTGATACCAAAAGAAATAAAACTCGCATCCGGTGTTTCTACTATGCTGATGCAGAATAAATCAGATAACGGTTCACTGATTATAGCGATAGCGGGCGATAAGGTTACCGATATTGACGGCGAACTTCTGTTTGTTACATTCGATATTGCCCGTGAGGTGCGCGGGTCGGTGAAATCTCAAATCACATTCACCAAACTGCTCATCAACGAAGTCGATTTCAGTTCATCCGCGGTTAACCGTGATATTACGATCAATGGTAAGCCGACTGAATTCGCGTTAGATCAGAATTATCCGAATCCGTTCAATCCAACAACCACAATCCGATATCAAATACCGGAAGATGGTTCACATATCACACTTCGGGTTTACAACTCGATCGGCGAATTAGTAACCACACTCGTTGATGAATCTAAATCTGCGGGCGAATATCAGATCGATTGGAATGGAACAAACAACCTAGGCGTTCCGGTTGCGAATGGAATGTATATCTACCGAATATCAGCCACCGGAAATAAAAACTTCACGAGCGTAAAGAAAATGCTCCTCATGAAATAATTCAAATTAAATAAGGAGCAAACAAAAATGAAAAAAATCATATTCATCATATTGCTCGGAACTCTACTGGTCCTGCCTTTAATGGCGGGACCAATAAGGGTTTCGTTCCGCGATTCAACAATCACGCGCGGCAACACTGTTTACATTCCGGTTAGAATCGACAGCAGTGTTACCGGTTTGAATGTAAAATCGTTTGAGCTTGATATAAATTACAGTGCAGGTGCAATGGTGATCGATTCGGTTATCACAATCGGATCGATGACCGAGGGGTGGGGCGCTCCCGCGTTTCATCTTTCACTCGGAAAAATAACAATTGCAGGCGCCGGAACCGCACCACTTGAGGGGACGGGAATATTACTATACCTCAAAGCATCGTTCCCGCTTACCTCGACCTGGTCATCGGGTTCTCTTCAATTTGTTAGAGCATATTTCAATGAAGGGTCTCCTGCCAC contains:
- a CDS encoding T9SS type A sorting domain-containing protein, with translation MRKIIFTLVLIILNAQSGMTQLVPFGLDGMTVTDLRFYGSTLYASTDRNGVFKCSLPDTIWIPIGLEGKNIRTVYPHQVGPIGFAVTVGVKPNRPAGDSTLVYCWFNDTWNITDSGMNHPDTWAIKSIDGIPTPQVCGETFAGGSGSVFRKKTDFWEKVFEGAVINVVRVSPQYEIWIGGETNIFWPFLAKSTDIGGTWTLMYPNLAGDNACNSLAFDPSDSNIVYAGMEGVVIKSTDGGINWERTGLTDTPFYVRGLAVDLSYPNHIYAGGIASPDSIGFFESTDGGMTWQDIPAPLGTKGISSIVINPIDHRDVYISTFGSGVFRYRSPIVNVEENPTTPAKFFLSQNYPNPFNPLTIINYQLPIESWVSLKVYNLLGQEVATLVNEVKKWGSYEVEFNASTLSSGVYYYRLQVGSIAETKILMVLK
- a CDS encoding right-handed parallel beta-helix repeat-containing protein: MKNVLTILFVLLSVSSLYSQTFVSGTITDTIWTRTASPYIVTSNATIPQNKTLAIDSGVTVRFQSNQGLYVNGTLNARHVLFTSGKDTVGGTPAKGDWNYIQVGNSSSGIAKFDTCKIRYGGTSYFPSANPNLYVYWGSATINGTDIMSSKNYGLLLNTSGAATITNSNIASCDWPIVYNGAGSLIFNNGNILTGNTHNGISLSYSGNSNSLVLDTVNIPYVLGSYMVYAGGSMHIASGNMLKFTSGGRLDVVGSLNAVASSGNNIQFSSYLDDNLGGDTNADGTATAPASRNWDGVVFEDASIDGSCLMTRCKITFAGSGNIGGITMYNASPTIDSCDMANNYYGAMMQYVSNPNFINNTIGSSVMVPIAMSFSANPNFVNNTFSFSDNAYDAIGLLGGTLPANAVLPIRSVTSIPNVTYLLLEAVTVPVGNSLTINKGIVIKGYSNYHRIIVQGKLTANATPDSMIVITSAKDDNFGNPGDSNKDGTQTTPTKGDWGGIVFEQGSDTTSILNYCRFQYASLPGSYYNTRYISGGTVTTVGTHPTISNCVLKDTYYGIYAFQSSRPKIINDTIINTTYTPIALSVSADPVFSGVHFINTTWTALGIVGENLGFDGTIRKRNVAGYDNITYVLLEDLTVNSGTNMTIDPGVIIKVNGSGIYVNGGFRAKGTTAGGQIVFTSLKDDNFGNPGDTNGDGAGTSPTWGNWQTIQFLATSDDGFCLIDSCLIKYGGSQYAGVTFTNAGGTLSHTILSDIYNYGIQCDGGATPTIDGVDIINCRLDPIAMSLTSDPTFLNITFAANGSKGIRILEGTLSSNATLNTRDVAGINNIAYIVGNLTIAPNAVLTIAPEVVIKFVNNGYSGIAVQGALIADGTAVQKIIFTSLPDDADGGDTNNDGNATQPARGNWNVIDFVSSSADSLNSFKNCEFRYGGNGVYAYNYTYGVIRVTNSKVVVDSSVIQQSNTTAIGVFGSANPTFSNLQINNISGCPVAMSMFSNPTFTNISALNIGYMALGIVPENYSVDDTIPVRNFAGYDNITYYLYTTCTVNSGTVLTIPEGLVFKNGDFTINGALVVNGTNSNPVIFTDDADDTFGNPADSKGDGSLTKPTIQGSQRIYFSDISNDSISIVNHAIIRYREGGITTLSSSPKITNTAFDKNNWGVYLQGVSDPIIDTCVFSNLTYAPLRTSLVSYPRSTANNIISGSTYKAIGVLDNETLVQDVTLVKRDFAGITNIPYLFGNYNIGTGAVLTFSPGLVIKFFSWTGMTVRKGLIAEGGSTPDSAIVFTDYRDDFYGGDTNADTTATSPYSSYNGWFGITYQDESLDPLCRLKNCIFRYAGLSYSTAAVTANNASPTIMYSSFSKNYDAIKATGSAKPVINYCDIFQNSNYGVNNVNKTFNIDARYNWWGNNSGPTHKDNPTGTGDAVTDSVRYLPYREIGAQQPIAGDVSLNGFVQAYDATVILQYVVDPFTYPLNSIQQKIADVSAAGGITSFDASLILQYVVGNILNFPSELGKNIPSTLPRVSASTVELGNPVTTTVSSVTVPIRVSGLHNLASVDIGLKYDSKILIPKEIKLASGVSTMLMQNKSDNGSLIIAIAGDKVTDIDGELLFVTFDIAREVRGSVKSQITFTKLLINEVDFSSSAVNRDITINGKPTEFALDQNYPNPFNPTTTIRYQIPEDGSHITLRVYNSIGELVTTLVDESKSAGEYQIDWNGTNNLGVPVANGMYIYRISATGNKNFTSVKKMLLMK